The following proteins are encoded in a genomic region of Ammospiza caudacuta isolate bAmmCau1 chromosome 3, bAmmCau1.pri, whole genome shotgun sequence:
- the LOC131555872 gene encoding corepressor interacting with RBPJ 1-like, translating to MALLERGDMDNRKDEKSRTLCAASEEGLKARGREKRKRKRSRSRSSSVSSTSSSSSTSTSSSSSRSSSRSSSSSSSRDSPKSKSKKKKKEKHNKKKRKKENKMKKKKEKKKRKEKTGPVQLSKFFKNKKKNENYSMITGKKIKMKIKKTKEDIERDRNRAQLLEFLNSAL from the exons atggccctgctggagcgGGGAG ATATGGATAACAGGAAGGATGAGAAAAGCAGGACGCTGTGTGCAGCCTCAGAAGAAGGGCTGAAGGCCCGAG gaagagaaaaaaggaaacgAAAGCGCAGCAGAAGCAGATCCTCATCTGTTTCATCCACATCGTCTTCTAGCAGTACATCcacttcttcctcctcatcacGCTCTTCATCAAGGTCATCTTCTTCCAGTAGTAGTAGAG aTTCTCCTAAGTCTAAgtcaaagaagaagaaaaaagaaaaacacaacaaaaag aaaaggaaaaaggagaacaaaatgaagaaaaagaaagaaaagaagaaaaggaaagagaaaacaggccCTGTCCAGCTTTCCAAG tttttcaaaaacaaaaagaagaatgaaaactACAGCATGATAACcggaaagaaaattaagatgaaaataaagaagaCTAAGGAAGATATAGAG AGAGACCGGAACCGTGCCCAGCTCCTGGAGTTCCTGAACTCTGCCTTGTAA